The genomic window CGCCACTGCGTCTCCGCGATTCGAGCGACGGTCAACGGGTTGGTGCTGGTGAGCATTGGGGAAGGGATCCTGCTGGGAGTCGCCTATGCGGTGGCCGGCATTACCGATCCGGTCACGCTCGGGGGCCTCACCGGAATCCTGGCCATGGTCCCCTTCCTGGCTCCGCTGGTCTTTGGAGGGGTGAGCATCATGCTCTACGCCCAAGGAAGTGTGCTCACCGCCATCGGGATCTTTCTCTTCGGCTCCCTCGTTCTCTTCGTCGCGGACCACTTTATTCGACCGGGGCTGATCGGGGGAGCCGCCCATCTTCCCTTCTTCTGGGTGCTGCTCGGCACGCTCGGGGGGATCACGAGCTTCGGCCTCTTGGGGCTCTTCCTCGGGCCTACGGTGATTGCCGCCCTTCTGGCGGCCTGGTACGACTTTATCGGCCGAGCGGCGGAGGAGTAGGGAGGGGCGCCTCCTCGTGCTCCCCCACGAGAACCGGCTCCGCATAAAAGGTAAATCCCGTGGTCTCGACGATGCGGACGGGGAGGAGCTCTCCCCGCCAGCGCTCCTCGGCCCGGACGAGGACGAGGTGGTTGCCGCGCGTCCTCCCCTGGAAGCGATGGGCCGACTTCCGGCTCTCTCCCTCGACGAGGATCTCGACCTCCCGGTTGACGATCTGCTTTGCCTTGCGCAGGGCAATCTCGTCCTGGAGGGCGAGCAGATCGTGGTTGCGGCGCAGCTTCTCCTCTTCTCCGATCGAGTCGGCGCGTGCGGCGGCGCTCGTTCCGGGGCGGGGGGAGTAGCGGAAGATGAAGGCTTGGTCGAATTGGACCGATTCGACGAGCTTCCGGGTCTGGGCGAAGTCCTCCTCTTCCTCTCCCGGGAAACCGACAATGAGGTCGGTCGTCAAGGTCGCCTCGGGAAGGGCCGAGCGAATCCGATCGACCAGCTCCAGATAGCGCGAGCGGGTGTATCCCCGTCCCATCGCCCGCAGGATCCGGTCGCTGCCCGATTGCGCCGGCAGGTGGACATGCTCGCAGAGAGGGGGCAGGTCCCGCAGCGCGGCGATCAGATCCTCGCGAAAGCCGATCGGGTGTGGGGAGGTGAAACGAACGCGGGCGATGCCAGGAATCGAGCAGACGCGCTCGAGGAGCTGGACGAAGGGGGAGCGGCCCTGGCGGCTCGGGAGCTCCCGGCGGCCGTAGAGGTTGACGATCTGGCCCAGGAGCGTTACCTCGCGGACCCCCTGTTCAGCCAGGGATCGGACCTCCTTCTCGATCTCCTCCATCGGGCGGGCCCGTTCGGGGCCTCGTGTCACCGGGACGATGCAGAAGGCGCAGCGCATGTTGCAGCCCTGCATGATCGAGACGAACGCGGAGGCTTTCCGCGTGAACGGGAGATGGTCGCGTACCTGGTTTTGGGAGCCCGCTTCGGCCCCGATGTCGACGATCCGGGGGGGCTCCTCGGGCGAACTCGCCGAGGAAGGGGCGCGCGCCGCGCGAATCCGCTCGACCCGGTCCGGGGCCTCGTGGAGCTTCTGGGTGCCCAGGACCAGGTCGACCTCGGGAAACTCCTGCAGGAGCTCTCCGCCCCGGCGCTGGGCCATGCAGCCGAGAAAGCCCAAGACAAGGCCGGGGTTTTCGCGCTTGCGGGCGCGCAAGGAGTCCATCTTCCCGCAGGCTTTGTCCTCGGCCATGTCGCGGACCGAGCAGGTGTTGAGCAGGATCACGTCGGCTTCCTCCTCCGAGCGGGCGATCCGGTAGCCACGGGCGACGAAGCGGGAAAGCACCGCTTCCGAGTCCCGCACGTTCATCTGGCATCCGTAGGTTTTTACGAAGACGGCGGGAGCCGTCGGGTCTTGCGGCCTTCTCTCGTTCATCGGGTTCGCCCGGTTGCCATTCGCTCGGAGGGAGCTTCCGCTCCTCCTTGGGTTGCCAATCCGAGCCGGCGAGCATACAAGGATGAGGCGAAGGTGTCGCGTCAAGTGATCGTTGTCGAGGCTCGTCATTATCGGACGGGGGAAGTCGTTGCCATCGAGCTGGAACCTCCGTTCTATCGCCGGATCGTGCCCGTCCGCCGCGATCCGCGGCACCTCCCCTGGATCGCTCCCGGGCTGGTCGACATCCAGGTCAACGGGTTTGGCGGAGTCGATCTCAATGGCCCTCCGATCGATCGCGAGGGATGGCGACGGCTCTGCCGAAGCTTGTGGACCCACGGCTGTACCCACTTTCTGGCGACGGTGATCACCCGTCCGGCCGATTCCTACCGGGAGCTGCTTCCGG from Methylacidimicrobium sp. B4 includes these protein-coding regions:
- the miaB gene encoding tRNA (N6-isopentenyl adenosine(37)-C2)-methylthiotransferase MiaB, with amino-acid sequence MNERRPQDPTAPAVFVKTYGCQMNVRDSEAVLSRFVARGYRIARSEEEADVILLNTCSVRDMAEDKACGKMDSLRARKRENPGLVLGFLGCMAQRRGGELLQEFPEVDLVLGTQKLHEAPDRVERIRAARAPSSASSPEEPPRIVDIGAEAGSQNQVRDHLPFTRKASAFVSIMQGCNMRCAFCIVPVTRGPERARPMEEIEKEVRSLAEQGVREVTLLGQIVNLYGRRELPSRQGRSPFVQLLERVCSIPGIARVRFTSPHPIGFREDLIAALRDLPPLCEHVHLPAQSGSDRILRAMGRGYTRSRYLELVDRIRSALPEATLTTDLIVGFPGEEEEDFAQTRKLVESVQFDQAFIFRYSPRPGTSAAARADSIGEEEKLRRNHDLLALQDEIALRKAKQIVNREVEILVEGESRKSAHRFQGRTRGNHLVLVRAEERWRGELLPVRIVETTGFTFYAEPVLVGEHEEAPLPTPPPLGR